TCCCGCCGCGCCTTCGCGATCCTGCGGCGCAGCGCAGGAAGAATCGCGCGGTTCTCCGGCACTTCCAGGGGGGCACCGGGATGGACGAAATCGTTCAGCATGTCGACGACGACCAGCGCCTTCTTCCCCGACGCCCCGGACTTCACCGCTTCCTCCCCGTGGTAGCCCCCGTTCGCCGCCGACGGCGAACGGGTCCCTTTGTTTTCATCATACCATCCGCGGGCCTTCGCCTCCCGCGCCGGAAGCCGTCCGGAACGCCGGTCCCTCTCAACCGAGCCTCTTCTTCAACACCTCCTGAACCACCTTGGGGTTGGCTTTCCCCCGGCTCTCCTTCATCACCTGCCCGACGAAAAAGGAGAGGAGCCCCGCCTTCCCGGCCCGGTACCCCTCGACCTCTTTCGGACTTGCCGCGAGAATCTTGTCCACGAGAATATCCAGCGAGGCGGTGTCGGAGACCTGGGTCAATCCCTGCTCGTCCCGAAGCGCCCGGAACGGCTTCCCGGTCGACAGGACGAGCTCCACGAGTTTCTTGGAGGCGGTGGCGGAGATCGTCCCCCGCTCCCGATCCTCGACCGCGTGGGCGATCGTCTCCGGGGAGAGCGTTCCGGCGAGAACGGCGTCCTTCCAATGGATGCATTCGTTTGCCGTCGTCTTCGGGTTCCCTCCGTAGATCGCGGCGGACGCCTCGAAGAAATCCGCCAGCGCCCGGGTCGACGCAAGGATCCCCGCGTCGTACCGCGGGATCCCGTACTGCCGCCCGAGCCGCGCGATTTTTTCCGCCGGCATCTCCGGGATCGTTCCGCGCAGCTCCTCGACCCAGGAATCGTCCACGATCAGCGGAAGCAGGTCCGGGTCGGGGAAGTACCGGTAGTCGTGCGCCTCCTCCTTCCGGCGCATCGACACGGTGACGCCCGCGTTCGCGTCCCAAAGCCGCGTCTCCTGCACCACCTGCCCTCCGTCCTCGATCAGCTCGACCTGCCTCCGGATTTCATACTCGAGCGCCTTCTCGACGTTGCGGAAGGAGTTCATGTTTTTCAGCTCGACCTTCGTGCCGAACTCCACCTGCCCCGCCGGGCGAACCGAGACGTTGGCGTCGCAGCGGAACGACCCCTCTTCCATGTTCCCGTCGCAGACCTCGAGATAGACGAGGGTGTCGTGCAGGCGCCGGAGGTACGCGCCTCCCTCCTCCGGCGTGCGCATGTCGGGCTCGGAGACGATCTCCATCAGGGGGACGGAGCATCGGTTGAGATCCGCAAGCGACGCCTGCGCACCGGCAAACTCCCCTTCGTGGACGAGCTTCCCGGCATCCTCCTCCATGTGGATCCGCGTGATCCCGATCCTCTTCGTCCCCCCGTCGACCTCGATGTCGATATGACCGCCAAGGGCGATCGGCAGCTCGTACTGGGAGATCTGGTACGCCTTGGGGAGGTCCGGGTAGAAGTAATTCTTCCGGGCGAAGACGCTCCTTTGCTGCACCGAGCAGGAGGTGGCGAGCGCCGTCCGGATCGTGAATTCCACCGCCTTGCGGTTCAGCACCGGGAGAACCCCCGGCATGCCGGTGCACACGGGGCAGGTGTTCTCGTTGGGGGCGGCTCCGAACGCCGTGGAACAGGCGCAGAAGATCTTGCTCCGCGTGGAGAGCTGGGCGTGGACCTCCAGCCCGATGACCGTCTCGAACGCCATCGTTCCTTATCCCTCCAGCGGCGCCATGCGCCGCAAGGGAAGGACGCGCTCGATCGCCCCGGCGGCGGTGAACAGCGTCTCCTCCCGGAAAGATTTCGAGAGAAGCTGCGCCCCGATGGGAAGTCCCTCCGCGGAAAAACCGCACGGGACCGAGATCCCCGGGATGCCGGCCAGGTTGCACGGGATCGTGTAGATGTCGGACAGGTACATCGTGAGCGGATCGCCCGTCTTCTCCCCGAGGCGGAACGCCGGCGTCGGAGCGGTGGGCGTGAGGAGCACGTCCGCCACCTCGAACGCCTTCGTGAAATCGTCCCGGATCAGGGTGCGGACCTTCTGCGCCTTCCCGTAGAAGGCGTCGTAGTAGCCCGCGGAGAGCGCGTAGGTGCCGATCATGACGCGGCGCTTCACCTCGTCGCCGAACCCCTCCGCCCGCGTCCTCGACATCATATCGATCAGGCCCGAGGCCCCTTCCGCCCTGTAGCCGTATCGCACGCCGTCGTACCTCGCGAGGTTGGACGACGCCTCCGCCGGGGCGATGAGATAGTACGTGGAGAGGGCGAATGAAGTATGCGGCAGCGAGACCTCCACCACGACGGCTCCCTGATCGGTGAGGGCCTTCAACGCTTTTTCCACCGCATCACGGACTTCGGGGGATAGTCCTCCGCCAGCGAAATACTCTTTCGGAAGGCCGATGCGGAGCC
This Candidatus Deferrimicrobium sp. DNA region includes the following protein-coding sequences:
- a CDS encoding isochorismatase family cysteine hydrolase; its protein translation is MKSGASGKKALVVVDMLNDFVHPGAPLEVPENRAILPALRRRIAKARREGELVVYVCDSHRKEDPEFARMGWPPHAVEGTPGA
- the gatB gene encoding Asp-tRNA(Asn)/Glu-tRNA(Gln) amidotransferase subunit GatB, which codes for MAFETVIGLEVHAQLSTRSKIFCACSTAFGAAPNENTCPVCTGMPGVLPVLNRKAVEFTIRTALATSCSVQQRSVFARKNYFYPDLPKAYQISQYELPIALGGHIDIEVDGGTKRIGITRIHMEEDAGKLVHEGEFAGAQASLADLNRCSVPLMEIVSEPDMRTPEEGGAYLRRLHDTLVYLEVCDGNMEEGSFRCDANVSVRPAGQVEFGTKVELKNMNSFRNVEKALEYEIRRQVELIEDGGQVVQETRLWDANAGVTVSMRRKEEAHDYRYFPDPDLLPLIVDDSWVEELRGTIPEMPAEKIARLGRQYGIPRYDAGILASTRALADFFEASAAIYGGNPKTTANECIHWKDAVLAGTLSPETIAHAVEDRERGTISATASKKLVELVLSTGKPFRALRDEQGLTQVSDTASLDILVDKILAASPKEVEGYRAGKAGLLSFFVGQVMKESRGKANPKVVQEVLKKRLG